Proteins from one Elgaria multicarinata webbii isolate HBS135686 ecotype San Diego chromosome 3, rElgMul1.1.pri, whole genome shotgun sequence genomic window:
- the WDR45 gene encoding WD repeat domain phosphoinositide-interacting protein 4, translating into MAQQRGVNSLRFNQDQSCFCCAMETGVRIYNVEPLMEKGHLDHEQVGSVGLVEMLHRSNLLAIVGGGGNPKFSEISVLIWDDAREGKEGKDKLVLEFTFTKPALAVRMRHDKIIIVLRNRIYVYSFPDNPTKLFEFDTRDNPKGLCDLCPSLEKQLLVFPGHKCGSLQLVDLSSTKPGTSSAPFTINAHQSEIACISLNQQGTVVASASKKGTLIRLFDTQTKEKLVELRRGTDPATLYCINFSHDSSFLCASSDKGTVHIFALKDTRLNRRSALARVGKVGPMIGQYVDSQWSLASFTVPAESACICAFGRNTSKNVNSVIAICVDGTFHKYVFTPDGNCNREAFDVYLDICDDDDF; encoded by the exons ATGGCACAGCAACGTGGGGTCAACAGCCTGCGCTTCAACCAAGATCAGA GTTGCTTCTGCTGTGCTATGGAGACTGGTGTTCGGATCTATAATGTGGAACCGCTTATGGAGAAAGGGCACCTTG ATCACGAACAGGTGGGCAGCGTGGGCTTGGTTGAAATGCTACACCGATCAAATCTCCTAGCTATCGTGGGTGGAGGGGGCAACCCCAAATTCTCTGAGATCTCAG TCTTGATCTGGGACGATGCCCGCGAAGGGAAGGAAGGCAAAGACAAGCTGGTGTTGGAGTTCACTTTCACCAAGCCGGCACTGGCTGTCCGCATGAGGCATGACAA GATAATCATTGTACTGCGAAACCGGATTTACGTCTATTCGTTCCCAGACAACCCCACTAAGCTCTTTGAGTTTGATACACGGGACAATCCCAAAG GACTCTGTGATCTCTGTCCCAGTTTGGAGAAGCAGCTCCTGGTTTTCCCTGGGCACAAATGTGGGAGCTTGCAGCTCGTG GATCTTTCCAGCACCAAACCCGGTACCTCCTCCGCCCCGTTCACCATCAATGCCCATCAGAGCGAGATTGCCTGCATCTCTCTGAACCAACAGGGCACTGTCGTAGCCTCTGCCTCTAAGAAAGGGACCCTCATTCGCCTTTTTGACACGCAGACCAAGGAGAAACTGGTGGAACTCCGGAGAGGAACCGACCCAGCGACCTTGTATTG CATTAACTTCAGCCACGACTCTTCATTTCTCTGTGCCTCCAGCGACAAAGGAACTGTCCACATCTTCGCCCTGAAAGACACCCGCTTAAATCGCCGTTCAGC ACTGGCACGTGTGGGAAAGGTCGGGCCCATGATAGGCCAGTACGTGGATTCGCAGTGGAGCCTGGCCAGCTTCACTGTGCCGGCTGAGTCCGCCTGCATCTGTGCTTTTGGCAGGAACACCTCCAAGAACGTCAATTCGGTCATTG CAATTTGCGTGGATGGCACTTTCCACAAATACGTCTTCACCCCAGATGGCAACTGCAACCGTGAGGCCTTTGATGTCTATCTGGATATATGCGATGACGATGACTTTTGA